GTTTATTTTGAAGAATTGATGTATTGTGTTTTTAATTATTTGAAAATGAGTAAGTAATGTTTTTTGAAACAAAAAATCCGCTTAGAGAAGACTCTAGCGGATTTTAAACAACCTAATAAAAAATCGTGCAAATTTATTTATAAAGAAGTGTTTTGTTTTTGTAAGAAATGATAAAGCTTTTTCACGCAGATTTAAAAGAATTAAAGCAGATGCATGCAGATTAATTTAATAAAAATTGATTTAAATCTGCCTGAATCTGTGAAATCTGCTTGAAACAATTTAAACGATTACTAAACTTTTTTTCACGCAGATTTAAAAGATTTAAGCAGATGCGCGCAGATTAGTTTAATAAAAATCGATTTAAATCTGCCTGACTCAGTGAAATCTGCGTGAAACAATTAAACTATTACTAAACTTTTTTTCGCGCAGATCCTGCAGTTTTAGCCGTTTCTTTTTATAGGTTTCTATAAAAGATCGGGATAATTCCCCAAATCTGCGCGAAGAAAATCTTTAGTAAATCTGCATTAATCAGTAGAATCAGCAAAATCCGTGGGCTAAATCTATAGGATTCCAAGTTCTACCATACATTCCTTCATCATTTCGTAAGTGCGCTGAATATCGTTATCCAAACCAATCGAGAAACGAATCAGACCATCAGTCAATCCCATTTCTTGTTGCTCTTCAAGCGGAATTTCACTAGAAGTCGAAGTTCCAGGCGCGCTAAATAATGTTTTGTAAAATCCTAAACTTACCGCCAAATATCCAAGGTTTCTTGCTTGCATTAACTCCATTAATTCATTGGCTTTAGCCAAAGTTCCAACGTCAATTGTCAACATTCCGCCAAAACCATATTCCGGATTAATCATCGTTTTGTACAATTCATGACTCGGGTGACTTTTTAATCCCGGATAAACCGTTTTTAAACCGTCATTTTCAAATTGATCTGCCAGATAATGAGCATTATGACTGTGTTGTTTAATTCTAATATGAAGCGTTCGAAGATTTTTCATCACCGAAGCAGATCTCAAACTATCCATAGTTGGTCCCAAAAGCATACTCGCTCCAGAGTTCACATTTTTAAGCGAATTGATAAATTCTTTCGATGCACAAGTTACGCCACCAACCGTATCGCTGCTTCCGTTAATGTATTTTGTCAAACTATGAATCACAATATCAGCGCCTAATTTTGCAGGAGAAACCGACAAAGGCGAAAAGGTATTATCAACAACCAATTTCAAATTATGCTTTTTAGCAATTTGAGCCAAACCAGCAATATCGGCAACTTCTAATAACGGATTACTAACCGTTTCGCAATACAAAACTTTCGTATTTGGCGTAATTGCCGCTTCAACAATATCCAGTTTTGTAATGTCAACAAAGCTTGTTTCAATCCCAAAACGAGGCGTAAAATTCTTTAAAAAAGCATAAGTTCCACCATAAATTGTTCTGCTTGAAACGATATGATCGCCAGCACCGCATAACTGCAATAAAGTAGGCGTAATTGCGCCCATTCCTGAAGCCGAAACATTTGCAGTTTCTGTTCCTTCCATCGCTGCCAAAGCCTGATCTAAATACAAATTACTTGGCGAAGAATGGCGCGAATACAAATAACAGCCTTCCATATTGCCTTCAAAAGTATCGAACATTGTTTTTGCCGATAAAAACGTATAAGTCGAAGAATCAGAAATCGAAGGATTCACTCCTCCAAATTCCCCAAAATATTGCAAGTCCTGAATTTTATCAGCTGGATTAAAGTTTTTCATAATAGTTTTTTTGTTTTGTTTGTTTCAAGTTTCAGGTTTCAAGTTCCAACAACCTGAAACTTGAAACCTGAAACATTTTTTGAAGCTATTTCCTGCTATCCGTTTCAATCTTTTGTGCCGAACCCCGGCACAAAAGGATTTTCACTTCTATCAGGGCTAGGCACTCAGTTTCAAAATAAATTCTATTCAAAATAACATCTTATTAGAAAAATAATCAATAATGTGTTTAATAATTAGATTTTAAAACTATTATATTGTATTTATAAAGATTATTATTCTAAATTTGATTCAGAAAACTCAAATCGCTAGATTTTCTTTCATTTCCTAAAACCATAAAAAATGACTTTAGACGCCACCGACAAAAAACTCTTGGTTCTATTACAAACCGACAGTAAAAAAACAACCAAAGAATTGTCTTTAAAACTTAACCTTTCGGTAACTGCTGTTTACGAAAGAATCAAAAAGTTAGAACGCGAAGGAATAATCAAAAACTACGTAGCTTTAGTCGACAAATCAAAAATGGAAAAGGGATTTGTAGTTTTCTGTCATTTAAAACTCATTCAGCATACTAAAGAATTCCTAACCAAATTCGAAAGCGAAGTCATCAAACTCAACGAAGTTTTAGAATGCCATCACGTCAGTGGCGATTACGATTATATCCTAAAAGTTCTCGTAAAAGACATGGAAGCTTACCGCGAATTTTTAGTAACCAAACTCACAACCTTACAGCATATTGGCAGCACACAAAGTATGTTTATGATTAGTGAAGTCAAGAATTCGACGGTTATTTTTTAGAGGTACTGAGGTTCTGAGTTGCTAAGGTTCTGAGGTTTTAGAGTTTTAGGGGCAAAGGTTCAGAGGTTCAAAGCGACAAAAGTTTATTTTAGAGACACACAGCAGTGCGTCTAAAACAGGATGAGTTTTTAAATTTTTATTTTTGAATTGCCTCCAGCTTTAGCTGGAGTTTATATAAATTCCAATTGAATGGCTTTAGCCAAACTTTACTATTTTGGCTAAAGCCTTCTTTTTGTTCTCCTATTAATATCTCCAGTTAAAACTGGAGGCAATTCAAAAGCTGAATTTTTACATCTTTACGATTTTATAAGAAGTAAAAAAATCTGCATTATCTGCTAAATCTGCGAGAAAAACTTTTTATAATTCCAGAAATGATTTTTTTAAATTTGAAACTAATAATAAATACCTATAGTAATGGAACAATGGAAACCAATATCATTAGATGACCTCTATGATGGAATTCAGAAAACAGAAAAAGATCTGGATGAAGAATTGAAAAACTTTTGGGATTTGATTAAAATTGATCCAATAAAATGGGAGGAGAAAGAATATGGAGTAATGGGAGGTGGTTTCTGGGTTGTCGCTATTTTTGGTCATCAAGTAATTTGGTATAATGATATTGAAGAAGGATTTAATATTTCTGACTATAAAACATTTGGAAAAATTGAAGATTATTGGTGCGATCAAGACGAGCTTGTTCATGTAATTTACAGATTGGTTGAATTTGTGAAAGGTGAAAGAGGAGCTATAGGAGGAAGACGTGGTTCGGCAGAAAGTATGCTCTAATTAAAAAGAAAATAGCCTTAACAAAAATCAAAGCTAAAAAGACTTAAATTTGAATAAAATATACGTACAATGGAAACAAAAGAACTCAGACGTAAGCTGATAAAAGATTTTGGAAAATTCATTGAGGATGATTCTAAATTAGAAATTTTAGAAAGCATTTTTGATGCCATAAATCATGACGAAAAAAAATCGATTGTTTCCGATTCTCATTATGATATAGTTGCTGAGGAAAGAGAAAAGTATCTCTCAAATGAAAAAGAAGTAAGTTCTTGGGAAGAAGCTGAACAGCGATTGAATGCGAAATATGGGTTTTAAGATTAAAATTTTACCCCTGGCAGAAAATGAAATTGATGAGTCTATTGAATTCTACGAAAGTAGACGAAAAGGCTTGGGAAAACAATTTCTAACGTATTTAAAATCGCATCTACAAGTTTTAAAAACTCATCCGGAATTATTTGAAATAAAGAAGAAGCCAGGTTATCGTGAATTAACTTTAGTCAAATTTCCATTTGTAATTATATATGAAATTATAGAAAGTGAAGTAATCATCTATTCTGTTTTTCATACGTCAAGAAGTCCTCAAAGAAAACCTTAAGAAAGAGGTGCAAAGATGTAAAGGTTCAAAGCGACAAAGACTTTTAAAGGTACTGAGATTCTGAGTTACTAAGGTTCTGAGGTTTTAGGAACAAAGGTTCAAAGTGACAAAGGTTTTCCGTAGAGACGCACAGCAGTGAGTCTAAAATTGGATGTTTTTTTAAGATTTTAAAAATAATCTCGCGAAGACGCAGAGTCGCAAAGTTTTTTTTAATTTTTGTTATTCTGGGGAACGAAGGGTCTTCGCAACGACAATCCAATCTTTGTCGAGTTTCTTGTGAAGATTTCTCCTTCGTCGAAATGACAAATAGCACCATACAATAATTGTTTAAAAAAGAAAACTTTGCGACTTTGCGTCTTCGCGAGACTAAAAAAAAACAAAAACTTAGCAAACCTTACTTAAATTCATAATCCAAAAAAAGCCATGTGCCTTTGTGTCTTCTTGCAAAAAAACTTCCCTTAAATTTCACACAAAAAACATTGAGATTTAAACTTTAAACAAAACTTTATTCCTTAATTTTGTATCGCTAAAAATAAAATAGACAAACTATGAGTTCATTTGACGTAGTCATTATAGGTTCAGGTCCTGGCGGATATGTATCAGCAATTCGTTGCGCACAATTAGGTTTCAAAACTGCAATTGTAGAAAAATATAATTCATTAGGCGGAACTTGCCTTAACGTTGGTTGTATTCCTTCAAAAGCACTATTATCTTCTTCTCATCATTATGCTGAAATTGCACATTTTGCAGATCACGGAATCGAAGTTTCTGGAGATGTAAAAATCAATTTAGAGAAAATGATTGCTCGTAAACAAGCAGTTGTAGATCAAACCGTAGGTGGAATCAACTACTTAATGGATAAAAATAAAATTACTGTTTTCAATGGTTTAGGTTCTTTCGTAGACGCAACACACATTGCAGTTGCAAAAGCTGACGGAACATCAGAAACTATCGAAACTAAATATGCTGTAATCGCAACAGGTTCAAAACCATCTTCTTTGCCATTCATTAAAATTGACAAAGAAAGAATCATCACTTCTACAGAAGCTTTAGCTTTAAAAGAAGTTCCAAAACACTTAGTAATTATTGGTGGTGGAGTTATTGGAATCGAGCTTGGACAAGTTTACCTACGTTTAGGAGCGCAAGTTTCTGTAGTAGAATTCATGGACAGAATCATTCCTGGAATGGATAGTTCTTTATCTAAAGAATTAACTAAAGTATTGAAAAAACAAGGAATGAAATTCTACGTTTCTCATAAAGTAAAATCAGTAGAAAGAAACGGCGATGCTGTAGTTGTTCAGGCTGAAAATGCAAAGGGAGAAACTATTACTCTTGAAGGAGATTATTCATTAGTTTCTGTTGGTCGTCGTCCTTACACAGACGGATTAAACGCTGACAAAGCCGGAGTTAAAATTTCAGAAAGAGGACAAGTTGAAGTAAATGATCATTTACAAACTAATGTTCCTAATATCTATGCAATTGGTGACGTTGTTCGTGGAGCAATGTTGGCACACAAAGCAGAAGAAGAAGGAACTATGGTTGCTGAAATCTTAGCTGGTCAAAAACCACATATTGATTATAACTTAATTCCTGGTGTAGTTTACACTTGGCCGGAAGTTGCTGCAGTTGGACAAACTGAAGAGCAAGTAAAAGCTTCAGGAACAGAATATAAAGTTGGAAGTTTCCCATTCAAAGCTTTAGGTCGTGCAAGAGCAAGTGGAGATCTTGACGGATTCGTAAAAATCATTGCTGATGCTAAAACTGATGAGGTTTTAGGAGTTCACATGATTGGAGCTCGTACAGCTGATTTAATTGCAGAAGCAGTTACAGCAATGGAATTCAGAGCGTCTGCTGAAGATATTTCAAGAATGAGCCACGCGCATCCAACTTTCGCAGAAGCGGTAAAAGAAGCTGCTTTGGCTGCGACTGATAATAGAGCATTACACGTATAATTTACGTAAAATTATAATTTTAAAAAACCGCCGAGATTTATATTTCGGCGGTTTTTTTATTGTTTTAATATTTTAAAAGTATAATAAGTTTCTTTGTTTTGAGTGTATACACTGTAGGTTTCATTTTCTTCATTGTATAATTTATAAAGATATTTATCGCCTTTAATGCTTAAGTTCTTTCTCGATATATTATTACTTTCAATGAATTCCAATTCAAATTCGCAGCTTCCTTTTTTTCTGAAATTTAATTTTGAAAAAGTTCCGTCAAAAAACTTTTCGATCCATAAATTATCACTTAAAGTAACTTCAACTTTGTTGCCGTCGTTTTCAAAATAATAATATTTCGAAATCGTATTAAAATGATTGCATTGCTCTTTGGTTATTTTTTGAACAGGTTTTTCATTTTGCATTGACCAACTACTTTCCTGAGCTTTGTTTGGAAAAAGTGCGACAAATTCATTACAGTTTTTCTGTAACCTGAAAAAGATTTGTTCAAAAACTGTTTTTTGAGTTATACTGTCTTTAAATCTTGCCAAATAAGGCGTTATATGAGCATTATTAATAGTATTAATTCTAATTTCGTTATTCAAATCGATATTCTGAACCAGAGATTTGCAGATTTCAACATTTAGAGAATCAACTGATTTTATAGATTGTGATCTCGAAAAATTAACGCAAAGTAACAGAACTACAAAAAGATATTTTTTCATCGAAAGCTAAAGTTTTAGTCAAATATAGTTGTTTAGTAAAAATATTTAGAATTTTTAATTTTATTCTTTTAATCTTAATGTCAGAAAATGTAAAATTCAATAAAAATTTTGTAAATTAGATGTGGAATTCAGATGTTATCTTTACTTCTTTAAAAAGATAACATTATGAAAAATAGATATATAACTCCGATTCTACTCGGAGCAGGAATTGCATTTATACTTTATTCCTGTCGTTCAAATATTCCGCAAAAAGCTGTTGCAATTTCTAATTTTGACAAAGCTAAATATCTGGGAAAATGGTTTGAAATTGCAAGATTAGATTATAAATGGGAAAAAGGTTTAGACAACGTAACTGCCGAATATTCATTAAACGATAACGGCACGATTAAAGTTGATAACAGGGGCTATAATGTCAAAAAAGACAAATGGGAGGAAAGCATCGGGAAAGCCAAGTTCGTCAAAAAGGACAATGTAGGTATGCTTAAGGTTTCATTTTTTGGTCCTTTTTATTCTGGTTATAATATTATTGCGGTCGACGCAGATTACAAATATGCTCTTGTTGCCGGCGAGAGCTTAAAATATATGTGGATACTTTCGAGAGAAACGACTATTCCAGAAAGCATCAAAGCTGATTTTCTAATTAAAGCCCAGGAAATAGGTTATAATGTTTTGGACCTTGTCTGGGTAAAACATGACAAAAGAGGTTGAAAAAGAAACCCGACAGTTATAGGCTGTCGGGTTTCTTTTATTTTAGTTCGAAAATGATTTATGCAGTGAAAACACTTTTGTAATTATCCCAATATCTGTAAATCAAAAATAAGTTAGCCAGGAATAATAAAGCCGCAATTGGCAGACCATCCGGAGTAAGAAAATAGTTGATAAACAAAATATTTACCGTTATAGGTAAAATCAAAATATTGGCTAATGTTACATAACGTCCCGTTACAAACGCAATTCCGCAAAGTAATTCTATTGATTTTGCTAAAGGCATTAAATAAGTAGAAGCCATCAAACCAACATTAAAGGCTTTGAAATCTCCCGTTGTTTCAGGCTCAGGCATTAAATGAAAGAAGAAACTAATAGAGGCAAACAATAACAACAGACCAATCAAAACACGGACAATAATGGTAGCAATTTTCATAATACTAGGATTTTTAATGGGTTAAAAATGTATAATTTATTTTTGGAAAACGTTACAATCTAAATTCTCTAATAAAGTGAAAGTCAAATTTTAAAGCCGTTCTATTGAGAATTTTACCATCTTTATAATCTTATTTTAAGATTTCAATAATGCTATATCAAATATAACGAATTTTTCCTTACGAAATTGTTGTTTTATTAACAGTTTTGGTGTTTTATTTTTGGTTTTTGCCGTAATTGCGGAAAGCCAATAATTTTTAAGGATTATTTTATTGAAGGATTTTTTTTGTCGTAATTTTGAAGTCTAAAATTTACCCATTTTTGAGAGTTTCAATTCATAAACATATTTCAAATCCAGAGCAGTTTAAACAACAACTTCTAGCTTGGTCACAACAATTTCGTGAGGTCGTTTTTTTGGACAGTAATTCTTATCCACAAGAATATTCAAGCTTCAATTGTTTGCTGGCTGTAGACGCTTTTACATCTTTAAAAACCGATTTTCATAATGCTTTTGAAGATTTAAAACAATATCAGCAAACTACAAAAGACTGGCTTTTTGGATATTTGACTTACGATCTGAAAAATGACATTGAAGATTTAAAATCAGCTAATTTTGATGGTTTAGATTTTCCGGATATGTTTTTCTTTCAACCAAAAAAAATATTCTTATTGAAAGAAAATCAACTCGAAATTCAATATTTATTTCTTTGTGATGATGAGGTTGAAGATGATTTTAATGAGATAGTCGAAAGTCAAAAGTCGAAAGTCGAAAGTCAGATGTCTTTAGAGATCGAACAAAGAATTTCAAAAGATTTATATATAGAAAAAGTAACAAAAATGCTTGAGCATATTCATAAAGGCGATATGTATGAAGCTAATTTTTGTATGGAATTTTTTGCTGAAAATGCGACTATAAATCCTTTAGAAAAGTTTGAGAAACTGAACGCTATTTCGCAAGCGCCATTTTCAGTTTTCTTTAAAAATCACAAACAATATTTACTTTCGGCTTCACCGGAAAGATATCTGAAGAAATCAGGAGAGAATTTGATTTCGCAACCTATAAAAGGAACATCAAAACGATCTTCAGATCCAATCGAAGACGAAAAATCAAAGCAATATTTAGAATCTGACGCTAAAGAACGTGCCGAAAATATCATGATTACTGATCTTGTTCGGAATGATTTGTCGCATACCGCACAAAAAGGTTCTGTTGAAGTTGCAGAACTTTGTAAAATCTATTCGTTTCTGCAAGTGCACCAAATGATTTCGACGATAACGTCTAAAATAGATCCACAATATTCGCCAATAGAAGTTTTGAAAACGACTTTTCCAATGGGAAGTATGACTGGAGCGCCAAAAATTTCGGTTATGAAAATCATCGAAAATCTGGAAGAAACAAAACGTGGTTTGTACAGCGGATCAGTTGGATATTTTACTCCCGAAGGTGATTTCGATTTTAATGTTGTGATAAGAAGTATTTTGTACAATCAGGAAAATAAATACGTTTCGTTTTCTGTTGGAAGCGCCATTACATCGTTATCAATTCCTGAAAAAGAATACGAAGAATGTTTGTTGAAAGCTAAGGCGATGCATGAGGTTTTGCAGTAAAAGTTAGCTGCGAATTGGTGTGATTTTTTTGCCCGCGGATTTTACGGGTTAAACCGATAAACGCGATTTTTTCTTTTTAATCTTTGGCAAAAAAATATCACGCTTAACAATTCATTTAAAAATAGATCGAATTTAATTTTCTACTTTTATCAAATGTTTTCAAAATTTCAAAATCACATCTCGTCCAGATTTCCATTTTTGGAAGATAAAAAACTATTTCTAGCAGTTAGCGGCGGATTAGACAGCATGGTTTTATTGCATTTATTACAGCAATTACCGTATGAAATTGCCGTTTTGCATTGTAATTTTCAATTGCGCGGATTAGAAAGTTTTGGCGATCAGAGTTTTATTCAGAATTATTGTGACCAAAATGAAATTCCGGTTTTTATCACGCAATTTGACACCGAAGCTTTTGCAAAAGATTATAAATTATCGACTCAGGTTGCGGCACGCGAGTTGCGCTACAGTTGGTTTTATGAACTTCTCGAAACAGAGAATTTCGATTATATTCTAACAGCGCATCATGCCGATGATAATCTGGAAACTTTTATAATTAATCTAACGCGAGGAACGGGATTAGATGGATTAATTGGAATTCCGGAAGAAAATGACCGAATTATTCGTCCGCTTTTGCCATTTTCCAGAGATGAAATTCTGAAATATGCGCAGGAAAATAATATCGACTGGAGAGAAGACAGCAGCAATGCATCCAATAAATATCTTCGGAATAAAATTCGCCATGATTTAGTTCCGATGTTAAAAGAAATCAATCCTAACTTTTTGAATGCTTTTCAAAAAACACAATCCTATTTGCAGGAATCTCAAGTAATGGTCGAAGATGCGTCGATTATGATTTATCAGCAAGTAGCAAGTGAAGTTGGTGATGATATACATTTTGATCTAAATCAACTCAAAAAACTACCTAATTATAAATCATATTTGTATCAATGGCTGAATGAATTTGGCTTTTTGGCTTGGAATGATATTTATGATTTGGTAGATAGTCAATCTGGGAAACAAGTAATTTCGGCTGAATTTAGATTGCTGAAAAACAGAGATACGTTGATTTTGAGTCCAATTTCTGAAATTTCAGAGAAAGAAGAATTTGAAATTCAGGAAAGCGATCAAGACGTTAATTTTCCCTTAAAATTGAGGCTTTGTCAAGTAGACGACATTAGTATAGATTCAAATAAAGCTATCTTTGTGGACGCTGAAAAAATCCAATTCCCTTTGATTTTGCGTAAATGGAATGAAGGGGATGTTTTTCATCCTTTTGGAATGCAGGGGAAGTCTAAAAAAGTAAGTAAGCTTTTTAAAGATGAGAAATTATCGTTGATTGAAAAGGAAAAAATATGGATTTTGTGTTCTGATAATCAAATTGTTTGGGTTATTGGAATCAGACAAGACGAACGCTTTAAAATTGAAAACACCACAAATAGAATACTTAAAATTGAATTACAATCATGAAATTTAATCAATATCATCAAACTATAATGCCGAAAAATACTTGGACTAAACACATTTTATTTTTACTGCTTTTCTTGTTTGCTTTTGCAAAAGGGAATGCTCAAATTCTGGAGCCGGTAAAATGGACTTCTAAAATTGAAAAAAAATCAGGAAACAATGCTGTTTTGGTTTTTGATGGAACAATCGAAAAAGATTGGCATATGTATTCGCAGTTTACTCCAGACGGTGGTCCGCTTGCGTTGGAAATTACATTTAAAAATCAAAAAGGAAATTACGAACTTATTGGCAAAGCCAAAGAAGGAAAAACAGGAACTGCTTTTAATGACGTTTTTGGAGTAAACGAAACTTTCTTTGAAGGTAAAGCTCATATCGAACAGGAAATAAAAATCATTAACCCAAATTTAAAAACGGTTGATGTTGACTTTGATTTTCAGGTTTGTAAAGAAGTTTGTATCAATTCGAATAAAAAATTCTCAATAGCAATTCCGTCTACTTTCAAAATGGACGCAGTTGCCACTGTAACGGAATCAAAATTAGATGAAACTAAAGTAGTAGGTTTGGCTGTTGATACGGTAAAACCAGTTGTAGAAACTGCTAAAAAAGAGACTTCAAAAACAGAAGTTGCTGAAGCTTCAGCAAAAGAAGAAATTCCTGCACCGGCTCCAACAAGAAGTTTATGGTCAATCTTTTTTGTAGCCTTTATTTCAGGATTTGCTGCATTGTTGACACCTTGCGTTTTCCCAATGATTCCTATGACAGTAAGTTTCTTTACAAAACAAAGCAAAAGCAGAGCAAAAGGAATTAGAAACGCTATTATTTATGGTTTTTCAATTATTGCTATTTATGTTGTTTTAGGTTTAATCGTTACTAAAGTATTTGGCGCAGATGCATTAAATGCGTTGTCTACAGATGTTTGGTTTAACTTAATTTTCTTCGTGATTTTGATCATTTTTGCTACTTCGTTTTTGGGAGCTTTCGAAATTATGCTACCAAATTCATGGGCAAACAAAGCAGATCAACAAGCAGACAGAGGCGGATTAGTTGGGATATTGTTTATGGCTTTGGCTTTGGCAATTGTATCTTTTTCTTGTACAGGACCAATTGTTGGAACTTTATTAGTTGAAGCAGCTTCAAACGGTGGAATCGC
This genomic window from Flavobacterium sp. 9 contains:
- a CDS encoding aminotransferase class I/II-fold pyridoxal phosphate-dependent enzyme — translated: MKNFNPADKIQDLQYFGEFGGVNPSISDSSTYTFLSAKTMFDTFEGNMEGCYLYSRHSSPSNLYLDQALAAMEGTETANVSASGMGAITPTLLQLCGAGDHIVSSRTIYGGTYAFLKNFTPRFGIETSFVDITKLDIVEAAITPNTKVLYCETVSNPLLEVADIAGLAQIAKKHNLKLVVDNTFSPLSVSPAKLGADIVIHSLTKYINGSSDTVGGVTCASKEFINSLKNVNSGASMLLGPTMDSLRSASVMKNLRTLHIRIKQHSHNAHYLADQFENDGLKTVYPGLKSHPSHELYKTMINPEYGFGGMLTIDVGTLAKANELMELMQARNLGYLAVSLGFYKTLFSAPGTSTSSEIPLEEQQEMGLTDGLIRFSIGLDNDIQRTYEMMKECMVELGIL
- a CDS encoding Lrp/AsnC family transcriptional regulator, which codes for MTLDATDKKLLVLLQTDSKKTTKELSLKLNLSVTAVYERIKKLEREGIIKNYVALVDKSKMEKGFVVFCHLKLIQHTKEFLTKFESEVIKLNEVLECHHVSGDYDYILKVLVKDMEAYREFLVTKLTTLQHIGSTQSMFMISEVKNSTVIF
- a CDS encoding type II toxin-antitoxin system RelE/ParE family toxin; the encoded protein is MRNMGFKIKILPLAENEIDESIEFYESRRKGLGKQFLTYLKSHLQVLKTHPELFEIKKKPGYRELTLVKFPFVIIYEIIESEVIIYSVFHTSRSPQRKP
- the lpdA gene encoding dihydrolipoyl dehydrogenase, coding for MSSFDVVIIGSGPGGYVSAIRCAQLGFKTAIVEKYNSLGGTCLNVGCIPSKALLSSSHHYAEIAHFADHGIEVSGDVKINLEKMIARKQAVVDQTVGGINYLMDKNKITVFNGLGSFVDATHIAVAKADGTSETIETKYAVIATGSKPSSLPFIKIDKERIITSTEALALKEVPKHLVIIGGGVIGIELGQVYLRLGAQVSVVEFMDRIIPGMDSSLSKELTKVLKKQGMKFYVSHKVKSVERNGDAVVVQAENAKGETITLEGDYSLVSVGRRPYTDGLNADKAGVKISERGQVEVNDHLQTNVPNIYAIGDVVRGAMLAHKAEEEGTMVAEILAGQKPHIDYNLIPGVVYTWPEVAAVGQTEEQVKASGTEYKVGSFPFKALGRARASGDLDGFVKIIADAKTDEVLGVHMIGARTADLIAEAVTAMEFRASAEDISRMSHAHPTFAEAVKEAALAATDNRALHV
- a CDS encoding lipocalin family protein — protein: MKNRYITPILLGAGIAFILYSCRSNIPQKAVAISNFDKAKYLGKWFEIARLDYKWEKGLDNVTAEYSLNDNGTIKVDNRGYNVKKDKWEESIGKAKFVKKDNVGMLKVSFFGPFYSGYNIIAVDADYKYALVAGESLKYMWILSRETTIPESIKADFLIKAQEIGYNVLDLVWVKHDKRG
- a CDS encoding DoxX family membrane protein, with the translated sequence MKIATIIVRVLIGLLLLFASISFFFHLMPEPETTGDFKAFNVGLMASTYLMPLAKSIELLCGIAFVTGRYVTLANILILPITVNILFINYFLTPDGLPIAALLFLANLFLIYRYWDNYKSVFTA
- a CDS encoding anthranilate synthase component I family protein, with amino-acid sequence MRVSIHKHISNPEQFKQQLLAWSQQFREVVFLDSNSYPQEYSSFNCLLAVDAFTSLKTDFHNAFEDLKQYQQTTKDWLFGYLTYDLKNDIEDLKSANFDGLDFPDMFFFQPKKIFLLKENQLEIQYLFLCDDEVEDDFNEIVESQKSKVESQMSLEIEQRISKDLYIEKVTKMLEHIHKGDMYEANFCMEFFAENATINPLEKFEKLNAISQAPFSVFFKNHKQYLLSASPERYLKKSGENLISQPIKGTSKRSSDPIEDEKSKQYLESDAKERAENIMITDLVRNDLSHTAQKGSVEVAELCKIYSFLQVHQMISTITSKIDPQYSPIEVLKTTFPMGSMTGAPKISVMKIIENLEETKRGLYSGSVGYFTPEGDFDFNVVIRSILYNQENKYVSFSVGSAITSLSIPEKEYEECLLKAKAMHEVLQ
- the tilS gene encoding tRNA lysidine(34) synthetase TilS — its product is MFSKFQNHISSRFPFLEDKKLFLAVSGGLDSMVLLHLLQQLPYEIAVLHCNFQLRGLESFGDQSFIQNYCDQNEIPVFITQFDTEAFAKDYKLSTQVAARELRYSWFYELLETENFDYILTAHHADDNLETFIINLTRGTGLDGLIGIPEENDRIIRPLLPFSRDEILKYAQENNIDWREDSSNASNKYLRNKIRHDLVPMLKEINPNFLNAFQKTQSYLQESQVMVEDASIMIYQQVASEVGDDIHFDLNQLKKLPNYKSYLYQWLNEFGFLAWNDIYDLVDSQSGKQVISAEFRLLKNRDTLILSPISEISEKEEFEIQESDQDVNFPLKLRLCQVDDISIDSNKAIFVDAEKIQFPLILRKWNEGDVFHPFGMQGKSKKVSKLFKDEKLSLIEKEKIWILCSDNQIVWVIGIRQDERFKIENTTNRILKIELQS
- a CDS encoding cytochrome c biogenesis protein CcdA yields the protein MKFNQYHQTIMPKNTWTKHILFLLLFLFAFAKGNAQILEPVKWTSKIEKKSGNNAVLVFDGTIEKDWHMYSQFTPDGGPLALEITFKNQKGNYELIGKAKEGKTGTAFNDVFGVNETFFEGKAHIEQEIKIINPNLKTVDVDFDFQVCKEVCINSNKKFSIAIPSTFKMDAVATVTESKLDETKVVGLAVDTVKPVVETAKKETSKTEVAEASAKEEIPAPAPTRSLWSIFFVAFISGFAALLTPCVFPMIPMTVSFFTKQSKSRAKGIRNAIIYGFSIIAIYVVLGLIVTKVFGADALNALSTDVWFNLIFFVILIIFATSFLGAFEIMLPNSWANKADQQADRGGLVGILFMALALAIVSFSCTGPIVGTLLVEAASNGGIAPIVGMLGFSLALALPFMLFAMFPGWLNSLPKSGGWLNTVKVVLGFLELALAFKFLSNADLVLQLHFLEREVFIAIWIAIFAALTLYLFGKITLPHDSPLHHISVGRLYLGLLTLVFTVYLIPGLWGAPLKLISAFPPPPQYSESPFGVGGSSNSNVNAESAKGLPDGAELGPHGIMVFHDYEDGLAYAKSINKPIMLDFTGYACVNCRKMENNVWSEPTILPILKNDVVLISLYVDDKRELPKEEQFVTKSGDKIITVGDKWTDFMISKYKTNTQPLYVITDLEGKNLNSSKPTISYVSADEYLHWLKEGIGNFK